A region of Channa argus isolate prfri chromosome 8, Channa argus male v1.0, whole genome shotgun sequence DNA encodes the following proteins:
- the b3gnt7 gene encoding UDP-GlcNAc:betaGal beta-1,3-N-acetylglucosaminyltransferase 7 isoform X1: MMNNRDRWKMFKMLVAMFVVVLLTLAVYQRGNLNITAPFELSRQARMDASERVEPGDALEEKTGPNVGEKGFWKVSKRQPQPKAVATIQKTRISQDISHRTWDVTSSNCSANLNLSSHEWFRGLEKSFQQFMLYRHCRYFPMTLNHPEKCMGEVYLLIVIKSVATQHDRREVIRKTWGKEQVLDGKKIKTLFLLGKPSDETEKANHQKLVEYEDYIFGDILQWDFLDTFYNLTLKETHFLKWFHTFCPSVRYVFKGDDDVFVSVKNIFEFLESSNDKNLFVGDVIFNALPIRNKDNKYYIPRALYNKDVYPPYAGGGGFLMDGRLARRLHWVADTLELYPIDDVFLGMCLEVLQVSPLKHNAFKTFGLVRDKNSKLNREPCFYKSMIVVHKLLPSDLLHMWNLVNGELVCSQKVEFLKRNENIR; encoded by the exons AT GATGAACAACAGAGATCGCTGGAAGATGTTCAAGATGCTGGTTGCCATGTTTGTCGTGGTTCTGTTGACGCTGGCTGTGTACCAGAGAGGGAACCTCAATATCACAGCTCCCTTCGAACTCAGCAGGCAGGCTCGCATGGATGCTTCAGAGAGAGTGGAGCCTGGAGATGCACTGGAAGAGAAAACCGGCCCAAATGTTGGGGAGAAAGGCTTCTGGAAGGTTAGCAAACGCCAGCCACAGCCTAAAGCTGTAGCCACTATTCAGAAGACCAGGATCTCTCAGGACATCAGCCACAGAACCTGGGATGTAACCAGCTCCAACTGTAGCGCAAACCTTAACCTTTCCAGCCACGAGTGGTTTAGGGGCCTGGAGAAAAGTTTCCAGCAGTTTATGCTCTATCGACACTGTCGTTACTTTCCAATGACCCTAAATCACCCAGAGAAATGCATGGGGGAGGTATATTTACTCATAGTAATTAAATCAGTTGCCACTCAGCATGACCGCAGGGAGGTCATCCGAAAAACCTGGGGTAAAGAGCAGGTGCTGGATGGGAAGAAGATAAAAACCCTCTTCCTTCTTGGTAAACCCTCCGATGAGACAGAGAAAGCTAATCATCAGAAGCTTGTGGAGTATGAAGACTACATCTTTGGGGACATACTCCAATGGGACTTCTTGGATACCTTCTACAAtctcacccttaaagagacccACTTCCTCAAATGGTTCCACACTTTCTGCCCCAGCGTGCGCTACGTCTTCAAGGGGGACGATGACGTATTCGTCAGCGTGAAGAACATCTTTGAGTTCCTAGAAAGCAGCAACGACAAGAACCTGTTTGTGGGGGATGTGATTTTCAATGCCCTGCCCATTCgtaacaaagacaacaaatattACATTCCTCGTGCTCTGTATAATAAAGACGTCTACCCACCATATGCAGGTGGAGGGGGTTTTCTGATGGACGGGAGGCTAGCAAGGAGGCTTCACTGGGTCGCAGACACCCTGGAGCTCTACCCCATCGATGATGTCTTCTTGGGGATGTGTCTGGAAGTGCTTCAGGTCTCTCCTCTTAAACACAACGCCTTTAAGACGTTTGGGTTGGTGAGAGACAAGAACAGCAAGTTGAACCGAGAACCATGTTTCTATAAGAGCATGATTGTGGTGCATAAGCTGCTCCCATCGGACCTGTTGCACATGTGGAATCTGGTCAATGGGGAACTGGTTTGCTCTCAGAAAGTGGAGTTCCTAAAGCGTAATGAGAATATAAGGTAG
- the b3gnt7 gene encoding UDP-GlcNAc:betaGal beta-1,3-N-acetylglucosaminyltransferase 7 isoform X3 has protein sequence MNNRDRWKMFKMLVAMFVVVLLTLAVYQRGNLNITAPFELSRQARMDASERVEPGDALEEKTGPNVGEKGFWKVSKRQPQPKAVATIQKTRISQDISHRTWDVTSSNCSANLNLSSHEWFRGLEKSFQQFMLYRHCRYFPMTLNHPEKCMGEVYLLIVIKSVATQHDRREVIRKTWGKEQVLDGKKIKTLFLLGKPSDETEKANHQKLVEYEDYIFGDILQWDFLDTFYNLTLKETHFLKWFHTFCPSVRYVFKGDDDVFVSVKNIFEFLESSNDKNLFVGDVIFNALPIRNKDNKYYIPRALYNKDVYPPYAGGGGFLMDGRLARRLHWVADTLELYPIDDVFLGMCLEVLQVSPLKHNAFKTFGLVRDKNSKLNREPCFYKSMIVVHKLLPSDLLHMWNLVNGELVCSQKVEFLKRNENIR, from the coding sequence ATGAACAACAGAGATCGCTGGAAGATGTTCAAGATGCTGGTTGCCATGTTTGTCGTGGTTCTGTTGACGCTGGCTGTGTACCAGAGAGGGAACCTCAATATCACAGCTCCCTTCGAACTCAGCAGGCAGGCTCGCATGGATGCTTCAGAGAGAGTGGAGCCTGGAGATGCACTGGAAGAGAAAACCGGCCCAAATGTTGGGGAGAAAGGCTTCTGGAAGGTTAGCAAACGCCAGCCACAGCCTAAAGCTGTAGCCACTATTCAGAAGACCAGGATCTCTCAGGACATCAGCCACAGAACCTGGGATGTAACCAGCTCCAACTGTAGCGCAAACCTTAACCTTTCCAGCCACGAGTGGTTTAGGGGCCTGGAGAAAAGTTTCCAGCAGTTTATGCTCTATCGACACTGTCGTTACTTTCCAATGACCCTAAATCACCCAGAGAAATGCATGGGGGAGGTATATTTACTCATAGTAATTAAATCAGTTGCCACTCAGCATGACCGCAGGGAGGTCATCCGAAAAACCTGGGGTAAAGAGCAGGTGCTGGATGGGAAGAAGATAAAAACCCTCTTCCTTCTTGGTAAACCCTCCGATGAGACAGAGAAAGCTAATCATCAGAAGCTTGTGGAGTATGAAGACTACATCTTTGGGGACATACTCCAATGGGACTTCTTGGATACCTTCTACAAtctcacccttaaagagacccACTTCCTCAAATGGTTCCACACTTTCTGCCCCAGCGTGCGCTACGTCTTCAAGGGGGACGATGACGTATTCGTCAGCGTGAAGAACATCTTTGAGTTCCTAGAAAGCAGCAACGACAAGAACCTGTTTGTGGGGGATGTGATTTTCAATGCCCTGCCCATTCgtaacaaagacaacaaatattACATTCCTCGTGCTCTGTATAATAAAGACGTCTACCCACCATATGCAGGTGGAGGGGGTTTTCTGATGGACGGGAGGCTAGCAAGGAGGCTTCACTGGGTCGCAGACACCCTGGAGCTCTACCCCATCGATGATGTCTTCTTGGGGATGTGTCTGGAAGTGCTTCAGGTCTCTCCTCTTAAACACAACGCCTTTAAGACGTTTGGGTTGGTGAGAGACAAGAACAGCAAGTTGAACCGAGAACCATGTTTCTATAAGAGCATGATTGTGGTGCATAAGCTGCTCCCATCGGACCTGTTGCACATGTGGAATCTGGTCAATGGGGAACTGGTTTGCTCTCAGAAAGTGGAGTTCCTAAAGCGTAATGAGAATATAAGGTAG
- the ncl gene encoding nucleolin isoform X2 has translation MVKLAKGATKQATQKKKAPPPPKDVEEESSEEESSEEEEAPPPKVVKKATPAKTTPAVKNGTNTKKAESEDDDEEDDSGESSEEEAPPPKKTPVKATPAKSTPAKAAPAKAEESDDEDDEDDDEETPPPKKAAKPAAKPPAKAPVKTKPAKESSDDDESEEEAAPPPKKAGPAKPAAKQAAKAQPAKEESDDDDEEDEDDSEEEMDTVPAPAATKAKKAGMVKAKEESEEDEDDDDEDDDDEEEEDDEAPVTPGKRKAESKKDTPPAKKAKSEGEGFCLFVGNLNSNKDFEEIKSSLRKFFSKNSLEVVDVRLGGSKKFGYVDFASEEDMQKALELNGKKVLGQEVKLDKARSKENSQEGKKERDARTLFVKNLPFSATVDDLKEVFEDAVEVRLPPGQNGSNRGIAYIEFKTEAEAEKMLEEAQGADVQGRSIMVDYVGEKSQKGAKVAATGAASKTLVVNNLAFSATEEALQSAFEKAVSIRIPQKDGRAKGFAFVEFESTDDAKEALENLNNTEIDGRSIRLEYSQNSGGRDGGRGNSGPTKTLFVKGLSEDTTDQTLKDSFEGAVAARIVTDRDTGSSKGFGFVDFDNEDDCKAAKEAMEDGEIDGSKVTLDYAKPKGEGGFRGGRGGFGGFGGRGGGGRGGRGGFGGRGGGRGGGGRGGPRGGGRGRGGFGGGRGGGGFGAKPQGKRIKFDD, from the exons agaaagtgaagatgatgatgaggaggacgACTCTG GGGAGTCATCTGAAGAGGAGGCACCACCACCAAAGAAGACCCCAGTAAAGGCGACACCGGCTAAATCCACACCAGCTAAGGCAGCTCCTGCAAAGGCTGAGGAGTCGGATGATGAGGATGACGAAGATGATGATG AAGAGACCCCACCACCCAAGAAAGCTGCCAAGCCAGCTGCTAAACCTCCTGCCAAGGCCCCagtgaagaccaaacctgcaaAGGAGTCTTCTGATGATGATGAGTCAGAGGAGGAGGCTGCCCCACCTCCCAAAAAGGCAGGTCCAGCTAAACCGGCTGCCAAACAAGCTGCAAAGGCCCAGCCTGCTAAAGAAgagtctgatgatgatgatgaagaagatgaagatg ACTCTGAAGAGGAGATGGACACCGTTCCTGCTCCAGCAGCCACCAAGGCAAAGAAGGCAGGTATGGTCAAGGCCAAGGAAGAGTCtgaagaggatgaggatgatgatgatgaagatgatgacgatgaggaggaggaagatgatg AAGCCCCAGTGACCCCGGGAAAACGGAAGGCAGAAAGCAAAAAGGACACCCCTCCTGCCAAAAAGGCAAAGTCTGAGGGTGAAG ggttctgtctgtttgttggGAACTTGAACTCTAACAAAGACTTCGAAGAAATCAAATCATCCCTGAGGAAGTTCTTCTCAAAGAACAGTCTTGAGGTTGTTGATGTCCGATTAGGAGGATCAAA GAAATTTGGTTATGTAGACTTTGCATCTGAGGAGGACATGCAGAAGGCACTGGAGCTCAATGGCAAGAAAGTCTTAGGTCAGGAGGTGAAGTTGGACAAGGCCCGAAGCAAAGAGAACTCACAGGAGGGCAAAAAAG AGAGGGACGCACGGACACTTTTTGTAAAAAACCTACCTTTTTCTGCAACGGTTGATGACCTCAAGGAAGTCTTTGAAGATGCAGTTGAAGTCAGGTTACCTCCAGGCCAGAATGGGTCAAATAGAGG CATTGCCTACATTGAATTTAAAACTGAGGCCGAAGCTGAAAAGATGCTGGAGGAAGCACAGGGGGCTGATGTGCAGGGCAGGTCCATAATGGTTGACTATGTTGGAGAGAAGAGCCAAAAAGGGGCCAAGGTGGCAG CAACAGGAGCAGCCAGTAAGACCCTGGTGGTGAACAATCTTGCATTCAGTGCTACAGAAGAAGCCTTACAGTCTGCATTTGAGAAGGCTGTCTCTATCAGGATTCCACAGAAAGATGGCAGAGCTAAAGG TTTTGCTTTTGTAGAGTTTGAGAGCACAGATGATGCTAAAGAGGCTTTGGAGAACCTtaacaacactgaaattgaCGGCAGGTCAATTCGATTGGAGTACAGCCAAAACAGTGGTGGCAGAGATGGCGGGAGAGGAAACTCTG GTCCAACAAAAACTCTCTTCGTCAAAGGCCTCTCTGAGGATACCACAGATCAGACTCTTAAGGATTCATTTGAGGGAGCTGTAGCAGCAAGAATAGTTACAGACCGAGACACAGGGTCATCAAAAGG CTTTGGCTTTGTGGACTTTGACAATGAGGATGATTGCAAAGCAGCCAAGGAGGCAATGGAGGATGGTGAGATTGATGGCAGCAAGGTGACCTTGGACTATGCCAAGCCCAAAGGTGAAGGGGGCTTCCGTGGAGGCAGAGGTGGTTTTGGCGGTTTCGGCGGTCGTGGTGGTGGCGGCAGAGGAGGTCGTGGTGGTTTCGGCGGTCGTGGTGGTGgtagaggtggaggaggaagaggaggcccTCGTGGAGGTGGACGTGGACGTGGTGGCTTTGGAG gagGAAGAGGTGGTGGTGGATTTGGAGCCAAACCCCAGGGGAAGAGAATCAAGTTTGATGACTAA
- the ncl gene encoding nucleolin isoform X3 yields MVKLAKGATKQATQKKKAPPPPKDVEEESSEEESSEEEEAPPPKVVKKATPAKTTPAVKNGTNTKKAESEDDDEEDDSGESSEEEAPPPKKTPVKATPAKSTPAKAAPAKAEESDDEDDEDDDEEETPPPKKAAKPAAKPPAKAPVKTKPAKESSDDDESEEEAAPPPKKAGPAKPAAKQAAKAQPAKEESDDDDEEDEDDSEEEMDTVPAPAATKAKKAGMVKAKEESEEDEDDDDEDDDDEEEEDDEAPVTPGKRKAESKKDTPPAKKAKSEGEGFCLFVGNLNSNKDFEEIKSSLRKFFSKNSLEVVDVRLGGSKKFGYVDFASEEDMQKALELNGKKVLGQEVKLDKARSKENSQEGKKERDARTLFVKNLPFSATVDDLKEVFEDAVEVRLPPGQNGSNRGIAYIEFKTEAEAEKMLEEAQGADVQGRSIMVDYVGEKSQKGAKVAATGAASKTLVVNNLAFSATEEALQSAFEKAVSIRIPQKDGRAKGFAFVEFESTDDAKEALENLNNTEIDGRSIRLEYSQNSGGRDGGRGNSGPTKTLFVKGLSEDTTDQTLKDSFEGAVAARIVTDRDTGSSKGFGFVDFDNEDDCKAAKEAMEDGEIDGSKVTLDYAKPKGEGGFRGGRGGFGGRGGFGGRGGGRGGGGRGGPRGGGRGRGGFGGGRGGGGFGAKPQGKRIKFDD; encoded by the exons agaaagtgaagatgatgatgaggaggacgACTCTG GGGAGTCATCTGAAGAGGAGGCACCACCACCAAAGAAGACCCCAGTAAAGGCGACACCGGCTAAATCCACACCAGCTAAGGCAGCTCCTGCAAAGGCTGAGGAGTCGGATGATGAGGATGACGAAGATGATGATG AAGAAGAGACCCCACCACCCAAGAAAGCTGCCAAGCCAGCTGCTAAACCTCCTGCCAAGGCCCCagtgaagaccaaacctgcaaAGGAGTCTTCTGATGATGATGAGTCAGAGGAGGAGGCTGCCCCACCTCCCAAAAAGGCAGGTCCAGCTAAACCGGCTGCCAAACAAGCTGCAAAGGCCCAGCCTGCTAAAGAAgagtctgatgatgatgatgaagaagatgaagatg ACTCTGAAGAGGAGATGGACACCGTTCCTGCTCCAGCAGCCACCAAGGCAAAGAAGGCAGGTATGGTCAAGGCCAAGGAAGAGTCtgaagaggatgaggatgatgatgatgaagatgatgacgatgaggaggaggaagatgatg AAGCCCCAGTGACCCCGGGAAAACGGAAGGCAGAAAGCAAAAAGGACACCCCTCCTGCCAAAAAGGCAAAGTCTGAGGGTGAAG ggttctgtctgtttgttggGAACTTGAACTCTAACAAAGACTTCGAAGAAATCAAATCATCCCTGAGGAAGTTCTTCTCAAAGAACAGTCTTGAGGTTGTTGATGTCCGATTAGGAGGATCAAA GAAATTTGGTTATGTAGACTTTGCATCTGAGGAGGACATGCAGAAGGCACTGGAGCTCAATGGCAAGAAAGTCTTAGGTCAGGAGGTGAAGTTGGACAAGGCCCGAAGCAAAGAGAACTCACAGGAGGGCAAAAAAG AGAGGGACGCACGGACACTTTTTGTAAAAAACCTACCTTTTTCTGCAACGGTTGATGACCTCAAGGAAGTCTTTGAAGATGCAGTTGAAGTCAGGTTACCTCCAGGCCAGAATGGGTCAAATAGAGG CATTGCCTACATTGAATTTAAAACTGAGGCCGAAGCTGAAAAGATGCTGGAGGAAGCACAGGGGGCTGATGTGCAGGGCAGGTCCATAATGGTTGACTATGTTGGAGAGAAGAGCCAAAAAGGGGCCAAGGTGGCAG CAACAGGAGCAGCCAGTAAGACCCTGGTGGTGAACAATCTTGCATTCAGTGCTACAGAAGAAGCCTTACAGTCTGCATTTGAGAAGGCTGTCTCTATCAGGATTCCACAGAAAGATGGCAGAGCTAAAGG TTTTGCTTTTGTAGAGTTTGAGAGCACAGATGATGCTAAAGAGGCTTTGGAGAACCTtaacaacactgaaattgaCGGCAGGTCAATTCGATTGGAGTACAGCCAAAACAGTGGTGGCAGAGATGGCGGGAGAGGAAACTCTG GTCCAACAAAAACTCTCTTCGTCAAAGGCCTCTCTGAGGATACCACAGATCAGACTCTTAAGGATTCATTTGAGGGAGCTGTAGCAGCAAGAATAGTTACAGACCGAGACACAGGGTCATCAAAAGG CTTTGGCTTTGTGGACTTTGACAATGAGGATGATTGCAAAGCAGCCAAGGAGGCAATGGAGGATGGTGAGATTGATGGCAGCAAGGTGACCTTGGACTATGCCAAGCCCAAAGGTGAAGGGGGCTTCCGTGGAGGCAGAGGTGGTTTTGGCG GTCGTGGTGGTTTCGGCGGTCGTGGTGGTGgtagaggtggaggaggaagaggaggcccTCGTGGAGGTGGACGTGGACGTGGTGGCTTTGGAG gagGAAGAGGTGGTGGTGGATTTGGAGCCAAACCCCAGGGGAAGAGAATCAAGTTTGATGACTAA
- the ncl gene encoding nucleolin isoform X1 — MVKLAKGATKQATQKKKAPPPPKDVEEESSEEESSEEEEAPPPKVVKKATPAKTTPAVKNGTNTKKAESEDDDEEDDSGESSEEEAPPPKKTPVKATPAKSTPAKAAPAKAEESDDEDDEDDDEEETPPPKKAAKPAAKPPAKAPVKTKPAKESSDDDESEEEAAPPPKKAGPAKPAAKQAAKAQPAKEESDDDDEEDEDDSEEEMDTVPAPAATKAKKAGMVKAKEESEEDEDDDDEDDDDEEEEDDEAPVTPGKRKAESKKDTPPAKKAKSEGEGFCLFVGNLNSNKDFEEIKSSLRKFFSKNSLEVVDVRLGGSKKFGYVDFASEEDMQKALELNGKKVLGQEVKLDKARSKENSQEGKKERDARTLFVKNLPFSATVDDLKEVFEDAVEVRLPPGQNGSNRGIAYIEFKTEAEAEKMLEEAQGADVQGRSIMVDYVGEKSQKGAKVAATGAASKTLVVNNLAFSATEEALQSAFEKAVSIRIPQKDGRAKGFAFVEFESTDDAKEALENLNNTEIDGRSIRLEYSQNSGGRDGGRGNSGPTKTLFVKGLSEDTTDQTLKDSFEGAVAARIVTDRDTGSSKGFGFVDFDNEDDCKAAKEAMEDGEIDGSKVTLDYAKPKGEGGFRGGRGGFGGFGGRGGGGRGGRGGFGGRGGGRGGGGRGGPRGGGRGRGGFGGGRGGGGFGAKPQGKRIKFDD, encoded by the exons agaaagtgaagatgatgatgaggaggacgACTCTG GGGAGTCATCTGAAGAGGAGGCACCACCACCAAAGAAGACCCCAGTAAAGGCGACACCGGCTAAATCCACACCAGCTAAGGCAGCTCCTGCAAAGGCTGAGGAGTCGGATGATGAGGATGACGAAGATGATGATG AAGAAGAGACCCCACCACCCAAGAAAGCTGCCAAGCCAGCTGCTAAACCTCCTGCCAAGGCCCCagtgaagaccaaacctgcaaAGGAGTCTTCTGATGATGATGAGTCAGAGGAGGAGGCTGCCCCACCTCCCAAAAAGGCAGGTCCAGCTAAACCGGCTGCCAAACAAGCTGCAAAGGCCCAGCCTGCTAAAGAAgagtctgatgatgatgatgaagaagatgaagatg ACTCTGAAGAGGAGATGGACACCGTTCCTGCTCCAGCAGCCACCAAGGCAAAGAAGGCAGGTATGGTCAAGGCCAAGGAAGAGTCtgaagaggatgaggatgatgatgatgaagatgatgacgatgaggaggaggaagatgatg AAGCCCCAGTGACCCCGGGAAAACGGAAGGCAGAAAGCAAAAAGGACACCCCTCCTGCCAAAAAGGCAAAGTCTGAGGGTGAAG ggttctgtctgtttgttggGAACTTGAACTCTAACAAAGACTTCGAAGAAATCAAATCATCCCTGAGGAAGTTCTTCTCAAAGAACAGTCTTGAGGTTGTTGATGTCCGATTAGGAGGATCAAA GAAATTTGGTTATGTAGACTTTGCATCTGAGGAGGACATGCAGAAGGCACTGGAGCTCAATGGCAAGAAAGTCTTAGGTCAGGAGGTGAAGTTGGACAAGGCCCGAAGCAAAGAGAACTCACAGGAGGGCAAAAAAG AGAGGGACGCACGGACACTTTTTGTAAAAAACCTACCTTTTTCTGCAACGGTTGATGACCTCAAGGAAGTCTTTGAAGATGCAGTTGAAGTCAGGTTACCTCCAGGCCAGAATGGGTCAAATAGAGG CATTGCCTACATTGAATTTAAAACTGAGGCCGAAGCTGAAAAGATGCTGGAGGAAGCACAGGGGGCTGATGTGCAGGGCAGGTCCATAATGGTTGACTATGTTGGAGAGAAGAGCCAAAAAGGGGCCAAGGTGGCAG CAACAGGAGCAGCCAGTAAGACCCTGGTGGTGAACAATCTTGCATTCAGTGCTACAGAAGAAGCCTTACAGTCTGCATTTGAGAAGGCTGTCTCTATCAGGATTCCACAGAAAGATGGCAGAGCTAAAGG TTTTGCTTTTGTAGAGTTTGAGAGCACAGATGATGCTAAAGAGGCTTTGGAGAACCTtaacaacactgaaattgaCGGCAGGTCAATTCGATTGGAGTACAGCCAAAACAGTGGTGGCAGAGATGGCGGGAGAGGAAACTCTG GTCCAACAAAAACTCTCTTCGTCAAAGGCCTCTCTGAGGATACCACAGATCAGACTCTTAAGGATTCATTTGAGGGAGCTGTAGCAGCAAGAATAGTTACAGACCGAGACACAGGGTCATCAAAAGG CTTTGGCTTTGTGGACTTTGACAATGAGGATGATTGCAAAGCAGCCAAGGAGGCAATGGAGGATGGTGAGATTGATGGCAGCAAGGTGACCTTGGACTATGCCAAGCCCAAAGGTGAAGGGGGCTTCCGTGGAGGCAGAGGTGGTTTTGGCGGTTTCGGCGGTCGTGGTGGTGGCGGCAGAGGAGGTCGTGGTGGTTTCGGCGGTCGTGGTGGTGgtagaggtggaggaggaagaggaggcccTCGTGGAGGTGGACGTGGACGTGGTGGCTTTGGAG gagGAAGAGGTGGTGGTGGATTTGGAGCCAAACCCCAGGGGAAGAGAATCAAGTTTGATGACTAA